The window AAGCCGCAGAGACCATGTAAAGGCAGATGGACAGGGTGAGCAGTGATTACTCAAGAACACTGGCCATTTActaatatactccctctgttcctaaatataagtctttgtagaaaTTCCACTATGGACTACGtatggagcaaaatgaatgaatctaccctctaaaatgcatctatatacatccgtatgtggtccatagtagaatatctacaaagacttatatttagaaacggagggagtacttggaaGAAAAACCATGCTGTTATAGCAAAAACACAGAAGTGTCATCGGTGCAAAGATAGTTTTGAATCATCTAGCTTTGAGTAGAAAACCAGCCTATATTCTTCATTTGGGTCAATAGTTATTCCGCAGCAACATCAAAGTGTGCCGTGTTGGGCTATCAGACTGAAGATCAACTTAGAAGTGTTCAGGTAATAATGTGTTTTTAGGACCTTCTCTTGTTTGAAGAATGAACAAAGAGTAAGCAACTGGAATCACTTATTAGATGCATAAGAGGAAGACGCCAGCCAGGCATGTAAGATCACAAACGGCTACGAAACAATCCCATACAAAAAGGATGACCCAGTTGACCAAGAAGAAAATATACCTTGCATCTTTTCTACTGCCAGGCTATATTGTATTCTAGGACAAAATGCCACAGTTATTCTCTTTTCTAAACTTCAACTCACAGGTGATAAAAATAGATAGTTGACACCCACGATGTATTATTGTTGGTGAAGACTGAAGATCAAAGATAATGAAAGTGTATGTGCTTATCAATATTTTACATTTgagaaaaagggtttccccccgctttGTATTACAAAGCAAACACCGATACATCCAACGATAGGTGCTGGGGCCGCAGCATAGATAAGCCCAaagaaaaaacagagaaaaaaagaaagagaaacaaaTGCCAACAACGGCAGATCAACGGAACGAAGACGACCGGCGACCGCTGCACCCTCCGGAGAAGTACCACCACTCTCCCAGCACTCCGAAGCGCCGCGTACCAagcaacaccttcaagaaggagGCGACGACGACGCCGCTGTTGCCCGGACtagtcctagggtttcccccggtacgcgGGGGGCAGTGAGGGGAGGGTGTACCCGACGCCCTTTAGGAAGGTCCGGCGGCACCCACAGGCGTCATCGCGCCGGGGCCGGATGAGCCGCCAGAGATTTCTCTCAACCCAAACCCCCACCACCACCCCAGACGAATCATAGTGCACCACCCATCACGCCGCCCACCAACATGTGCCACCATGGTCACCGCATCAACTTCGCCGTCTCCCTGAGGTCACCGACATGAGGCCTGGAGGACGGGAGAGGAGATAATGGCCTCGGGGGCATCCGCAACATCGCCGACGTGAGGGGAcaaccaccaccgccgccgcggaGCCGACCGGACGCACGGACAAGGGGCCTGCCAGGCGCCAAGGCCCGGCCGGACCCGAGAAGGGGTCCGGACAGCCCCTGTCATCACGCTGCAGCTCGCCGGCcgacgaagccgccgccgcccgcagacCACCGCCTCCTCGCCACCAACCAGGGAGCAGTGTCGCCGCGCAccgagccgccggcccgcccTAGCCCAGATGGAGCCCGaaagggcccagatctgggccgccCGGGCGCCGCCGGCCACCAGCACCGCCACGCCGCCCCGCGACCAACGGCCGCGCCGCCGCACCAAGGACCCTGAGGCCCGCCGCCGAGCCGCACCGCTGCAGGTCGAGCTGCACCGCCGCCAGTGGGAGGCCCCCGCGCCTCCCCAAGTGCGCGCGGGGAAAGGACGGCCCGCCGCCGGCGGCGCCGCGCGAGCAGGGCCCGGCGGACctcaccggcggcggcgggacgaGAAGGATGGGGAGGTGGGGCTGGAGGAGAGGAGGAAGCGGGGGTCCGCCCGGCGCCCGCGGGGGGGCGCGCGAGCGGACAaggcgggggaggggggaggggagggggcgcgacGCGCGCGGCCGCGCGGCCGGTGGCCGGAGGTGGCGGGAGgggagggggggggcggcggcggcggggaggagtgGGGGGAGGAACCCTAGTCGcctgggggaggggggggggggggtcatcaATATTTTACATTTGCACCTACAATGTCTGACACACTGCATCTCAAGACTTATCTGAGAATTTGTTTTGGATCAATTTGCAAGGATTTGGTGGCAAAAGGCACAACTCACATCATCATAACACTTGGATTACTTAAATGTAAATCATGGCATGTACCTGAAACTGATTTGAACAAGTTATGAGCAGCAGCATCACAATTGGGTCACTTAAATATCCTAGCATGTACTTGGAAATGATTTAGCAGAATGAACTAAAGGTGATAGCCCCTAAGAGCACAGCCTGGATGGAAAGCCTATAATCCCTAGCAGTTCCTTGTCTTCTTGGACGCTTGATCCAGCTCCGCAATTTTCCCCTGTTGCTTGGGCACGTAACCACCTGAGAAGAACATGccaagccggaaacaaacataaaCTCTTGTGATCGTATTGCAAACAGTATCAATTCGAACAATAAACCATAATCAACCCTAAATTCTTATGCTCATTTTGAATTTGAGTGAGATTTATGGTGTTGTTACCTGGCCTGGAGATGAGGTTGATGCGGGAGCGCGGGGCGGCGAACATCCAGCTGTTGTCGTCGAGCGACCTGACCTCCTTTTGCAGCGCCTCCATGACCTCCGACTTGAGCTCTGCGGGGGGAAGACCAGCCAGACCAATTCGACTGCTTAACCGAGCGGCGGAGGAGAAAAGtggaaggggactagggttgcGAGGTGCCGATGGCGATGGATTTACCGGCCATGGCCTCGTCCTTGCGGTAGAGCGCGTCGATCGAGTCGGTGAGGTCGTCGGCAGCGGAGATCGCGATCGCGCCTCCCGCGCTCGCCGCCGAGACAGTCGACCTCGCCGGAGAGCTCATCGGAGATCGGCCTCGTTTGAAACGCGGCGCCCTTTCCGTAGGGGTGGTCACTGGTCAGACAACGGAATTATAGGACCCCGCCAAGTGGGCCGTGTAAATGGGCCGGGCTGCTACTGCACTCTGTAAGTGGGAACTGGGAAGCGATCCGTTTGTCTCTCTCCCCCATTCTCCAATCCCCACGACGAGATCCATCCACCCCAGAGGCCAAGAAGAgaagggaggagagagagaggccggcggcggcggcggagcaggcGATCGGAGATGGTGCGGAAGGCCAAGGTCGAGTTCGACGAGAGGCCGCCGGATGACTTCGACCCGAAGAACCCGTACGGGGACCCGGTGGCGATGCTGGAGTACAGGGAGCACCTGGTGCGGGAGAAGTGGATCCAGATCGAGACCGCCAAGATCATCCGCGACCGCCTCCGCTGGTGCTACCGGATCGAGGGCGTCAACCACCACCAGAAGTGCCGCCACCTCGTCGACCAGTACCTCGAGTCCACCCGCGGCGTCGGGTGGGGCAAGGACCACCGCCCGGCGGACCTCCACGGTACCGCCACCCGAATCCTAACTCTGCCTTCAGGCTATGGTCTCGGTTTGTTTCACTGGCTGATATGGTTCGGTTGACTGGTGTCGCGCAGAGCCCAAGAAGGTGGTCGAGGTCGAGGACTAGCACGGTTGCTTCCGCCGCCATTCCTGGAATGGAGAGGTCAGGGTGATTCTTGTTATTATGTACGCACGATGCAGTTTGTGGTGAAATGCACATGATTTGTTTCAAATGTTTATCATTCCATTAACCAATTCAGATTTCTGTTTGGGGTCACATCGCCATGCTTAGATAGTTGGGAGCTTGGGAATGTGGTAGTACAACACCAAACATTAGCACTGGTGAACATTTTTGGTTTATAGGGGGTTTGAACTAGCACAAAAGGTTTTGTCGAGGAGTTGGGGAGGAAGGGGTTTGAACTGGAAGGGTGTTTGTCTTGGCACCTAACTGTGTGTGCAAACTGTTCTTCCCAGCTTGTATTGAAATGGATTTTCCTCTTGTCGAACAAGAAATACTGCTTGTCATGCGGACGAGGGGTATTAAATCCTAAAACTTCCCAAAGAAATATCCCTCACTCAAATGCCCACTAAGTTGACTCATGACTTATCCCCGGACCAAACCTGGGTGAAAAGGAGATATATGGTAACGGGCTAGCATCGTTTTCCCGATGTGTTACCTCGCTGCTAAGACTCACTGTTGCTGCTGGCCTATTTCTTATTTTTCCTGAACCTAAGTTATTTGAATCAAAATCTACATGAAGTCAACTTTATATAGTGTTTACATTTAGTGATATCCAGACAACTAATATTTTGGGATGTTTTTGGTTCTTGCGATCATATTTCCCTGGATCAAATCATGATCGATTCGTAATTTGTTAGCCATCATCATACCTTATCTGGCCTAACAATGAAAGGATATCATGATTCACACATCGATGCTATAACCTAGTTCACCTCAATTGTTAGTAAAGCTGGATTGCTGAGGTGTGCTCTGATACTCAGGCCCAGGTAACGGGTACTGACTAACAAAGGCAGTCTGCTCTTTCAGAGTACGAGGAGTATCTTTGCTAAGCGATTTGTCATTGCATCATCCCTTTTGGGAGTGAGCTAAAGCTACCCTTAATGCCTGAAATCACTTTTAAGTTACTTTTGAACAGTTGAAACAACCAGTCCCTCCATTCCATAGATCTTGTGGTgttggttttagttcaaatttgaaccaaAACCATGACAagaattatttgaactaaaaccacgacaagaattatggaatggagggagtagatagTACCATGGACTAACACAGGCCGTCTGCTCTTTTAGAGTCGAGCTATACAAGGAGTAtcttactactccctctgttccaaaatagatgactcaactttgtactaactttagtacaaagttagtataaagttgggtcatctattttggaacggagggagtattaactAAGCGGTTTTTCATTTCATCATCCCTCTTGGGCAATTGAGCTAACGCTACACTTAATGTCTGAAATCACTTTACTTTTGAACAGTTGAAATATCTAGATAGCTAATTTCTTCCTGTAGTTGCCCACACATTTTTTTAGGACCACTGCATGAATTCATCTTTAACAGTTTCTTAAAGTCCATGTAAGACAGTACGAGGGTTTATCTGATTTTCTTACTGGGAACATCATCTTCCACTACTCAAGCCTTGTATCATGTTCTCATTTCAGGAAAAAATAAAGATAGTGGAGTCTCTTTTGATTGAATTTATAATTTTGTTAATATCGGGGTGAAAGAGATTTAGTTGCACATATTATTTATTGCTACTTACTAGAGCATCTACTTGGCATGTCTCACCATTTTCTAAATGTATTGAATGCTACTCCCTCCTTATCAAAATATAAGACGCTTTTTGATACTATgttagtgtcaaaaaacgtcttatattttgatacagagggagtatctaCTATGCTGATTATTCTGCCTCATCTGTCTGTAATTAATCGTCCTTTTATTTTCTGCCTTGCAAATGCATTTCAACTGTCTAAGAATTCTGGTGACTGATCTATTGGAATAAAGTAGACCATAGCACTGACCCTTCTATTTGACGCGCAGGTCATCTTTCCATTCGAAGTGAAGGAAGTAACTTGAACTGCCGCAGCTCCTCTCTTACCTCTGAAGTTGCTGATAGGCATTTAATAAATGATGATGCGAAGCAAACATTGTTGTGTGGTGTCTGTATTTTTTTTTGTTAACTTGAAGGAGTTAGCAAATCGTTGCTTGGACTTACCTACCTTGTTTCCAGTTTCATTTATACAAATGATGTTTAGCTGCCCTTGCCTTTGCATCTTGAGTTTACAACTGTACGAAAGACGGCTCTTGCTGTGCTGTACGAGTTCTTTCTATTTTGTCCCTGTGCTGCTTTTTTGTATGAAATGGGCTGCACATTGCCGTACTGACTGAAATGTGCAGGCAGCTGAGATTCAGGTGCCTTTGGAGAATGCAAACCAGAGATTCATTTAACTAGAGCTTCCAAAACAGAAGAATTATAAACAGAATATAACATTTCTAATTAACTGGTTTGCCTTCGGAGAATGCAAACCAGAGGGTCATGTAACTAGACTTTCCAAAACAGAAAAATTATAAACAGAGTAGTATAACATTTCTAGTTAACTGGTACTGATCCTGATGCTATAGAGCTACATACATTCTCCTTGACACAACAAGGGGCTGCTCTAGAAAAACTAGCGGGATGCTGGATATAACGTTTTCAGGTCAATATGCCCATAGCGTAATGCTGAAAAAGTTTGTCAGAACCGATACGTCAAAGCAAGCACGATTGCCCCAGTTGCAACTTCCGGATTTGTTTGCCCCAGTAGAAGTTGAATTTTCTGCAAACTGGAGCAATGGTGCTTGCTTTGACGTTGCCATTCATCCAGTACTCATCAAACTGCATCATGTGTCATGCGTGCTCTAATTTTCAACCTCAAAATAAATCTTCACTATTTCAACAGCACATGAAGTTGTAAATATTCATCAACCACGGTCCCAATAACAGAACAAATTTCTAGTAAAGGAAAATAGGTCATTATTCAAAACATGAAGTTAGAGCGGCcggaaaacaaaataaaataaagcaaTGAATGGTTGCAATGCAAAATGCTTACGGCTATCTTGTTCACTCTTTCAACTGAAACTGATAAAGATAACAGCCAAATTCTTCCCTGCTGTTTTCACACTCTAAAGAAAAGTAAGGCACTATCACAATATCGCTATAAGGAAAACATGCCATGATGCAGCAAATAATCTGAAGTTGCACAGAGTCCAGTAAAACATGCAAGTGCATTCAGGGTTAAAAATTTCAAATTATGAAGGAATATGTGCAAAGGTTGCCCTCATGCAACTTACAAACGCTTCAAATTATGTTACTCCATAAAAAAGTGGAGTATTAAGCAGGAATCCATGTTCACATAGGATAATCATACGTGCAAATGAGAGTTTCTCCAGTAAACCAAATTTCAAAAACAGATAGTCAAGCATAGGGTAAATGACATCATTGCAGGTACATGTATATATTTAACTCTGATCACAGATGTAAAATTCAGTTTTGGATGATAGAACTGGTGCCACAGACAGAGCTGACTCAAGTTTGCATTTCAAATGCTAAAAGTTCAGAGAATTGCATAACCCCTTTCTTTCGAGGAGGTGATAAAACTCAGACCTCCAGTATCATTGGAAACATATTCATCATTTAGTACCACTAAGGTTGGGTTGCCATTCATCCAGTACTCATCAAGAACAAAAGATTTGCACATCCAGAACAAATATAGCTTCTTCAGAACTTGGCTTCCGTTCCCCCACTTTGTTCTAACTAAACTGGGTGAAGCAAATTACGAAGAACAGAAAGATACCTAAACAACCGGTATGACAGGAGCAAGGAGAGAGGATTTACATTGCAGGTCCTCCGCTTGCGGCTGGTTGAAACCCAAGTAAATCCAGAACCTGTTGATCCCCGTCTCCCCATCCTAATTGGTTGCTCGTTATTCCCCTCGAGTCTTGTAACCATCCTGCCACCTCACATTTCCCCCAGACATGAAAGAATTGCAGGTTTGCGAGCAAGCTATGCCGAGCAAATCCATCTCATTTCACAACAGCATGATTgctctgctcctcctcctccttgagGGCCACGTCGTCCTTGTGAACCATATCCCAGAAGAAATTAGTAAGGACAATTTCGTAGCCGGGCATCTTCGCGTAACCGGGGAAGTAGTTGATGTCAATGACGAGATACCGGTCCCCGGCACGAACATCCCGGATCATGTCGAAGTTGAAGAGCTGCAGGCCCAGGGCACGGCGGAGCCCGCCTGCGATCTCGTTGACGAAATCAGTGGGCGGCATGACGGCGTCCTCGAGCCGCATGTCCTCGTAGTACTCCTCGGCCGTGCGCTGATTGGGGAGATTGGATACCTGCGAGAAGGAGATGGTGccctcggcggcggcgtcctcGAGGATCTCCTTCGAGACGTCCGGTAGGCTGCGGCGCTTGACGCAGGTGACGTGGCCGCCGACGACGTAAACCTTGAAGATGACGCCCCCGTGGTTGACGAACTCCTGCAGGACGAGCGGCGGGCGGAGCTTGCGGAGCCCCTCTCGGTGGTAGACGAGGGACATCTTGTGCGACTTGGCGCTGCCGTCGGCGACGAGGGGCTTGGCGATGAGCGGGAAGCGGAGCGCGGCGAGGAGGCCCGAGTCGGCGAGCGCGGCGGCGTCGTAGACGACGACCTGGCTGGGGATGCCGAAGGTGTGGCGGTGGCCTTCGCCGTcagcggaggcggaggcggcgtcGGAGAGCGGGACGTCGAGCTCGGAGACGACCTGGAGCATGGAGATGCGGTTGTGGAGGCGGTCGATGGCGTGGGGCGGGTCGACGACGGGGACGGAGGGGTAGCGGGCGGAGAAGGCCTGGAGCTGGGCGCGCCAGTCGTGGCCGTAGAGCTTGtggatgacgaggtcgaaggggCCCTGGTCGGCGAGGGGCCGCGCGTCGTCGACGGGGACGAGGTCgacgccgcgcgccgccgcgcgGGAGATGAGCGAGGGCTTGATGAAGCTGTTCTGCTTCTTGGGCGCGAGCGCGTAGCCGACGACGTAGCGGCGGCTGTCGGCGGAggagggctcggcggcggcggcggccattgCGGTCTGGGAGGGTTGGAGGAATCGGGGGATTTGGATGGGGTGGataaaggaaggggagggatgcGATGCCCTCTCTTTTATAAACAGATCGATTCGATCTGGAGTAATTCTCAGGTCGAAAGAATCCCCTTCGTCTCCTCTCCGCCCTGTCTCCGTGGACCGGGTCTACGCCCGTGGGCTGGCTGCATTTGTTAACAAATCATCGTACGATGCTAAACCCTCATGGACCATCTCATCTTTGTTTTGGGTGTTGGTTAACCATTGCTGTTCTAGTTTTTCCTTTCCGGGACCTGTTAGTCCTTTTCACGCGAGTTggttttttttttaaacacaATCTGCACGCAGACACTCATACATACGCACATACATTTATTAGTATGAACGCATACGTTTCTTACCCTTGTAAGCATCTCCGAGAGACTGGGCATGCATATTATTTTGAGATCGATGAAGTCACCACAAACGTCTTCGTAGTCGACGGGAACATATCCTATCACTTAACGAGCATCGCCAAAAAGtatgaaataaatccagaaaaaagAAACCCTAGGCCATGGAGGCGCGGTGGATCCCCCCCCTCCTCTCCGCCGGTGGGAGGGACCCCGTTCTCGTTCTTGTTAGGTTCAACGTCTTCGTTGGGGCTGTGTGGCGGCGGCGATGTCCCTTAGAAGAAATTATGTCTCCCACGTTATATCCCTGTCCTGATGGTGTGTCTAGCATCGTCaaagggcgtgtggaggtgtgtctccgtcGGATCTCGTGGGATTCGACCGGTGCTGGTCTTTGGTAGATCTGTTTGGATCCAGTCTTCATTCGTCTTCGTTCGGGTGTTTACATGTTTGATTCTTCTGATTTACGAGTTTCTTCATCGGCGATGGTTGCTactctggtgcgctggtcctaggGGCCTTAACACGACGATTTCCCGACTGACTATTATAAGATTTGTCTGGCTCCGATGAGGGAAGGGCGATAACGGCGGCGCGTCTTCGGCTTGCTCTAGTGCTTGTAGACGCCGCTAGGTGATCCATGGACATGATTGTAATTTGCATTATCTCTGTTGTTCTTTGTACTGCTATGATTGACGATGAATAGACTGAAAGTTTCTCCGAAAAAATTACTCATTTTATCTAGTTTTAGTAAGTATATTCATTCTAGGTCATTTCAGTATTTTTAGGTGTCCAAATGAGACCTCAATTTGGATACATGACTTTTTGTCGCTCTTTTCCCAAATAGCATGAGCGGAAAAATAATCTCAGCTAGCTTCTCCGAGCTTCTTTTCTTAATATATTATAAAAAAAACTCACAAGAAGTACAAAGCATCTTAaatataataaaaattacatcgaaATTTCTAGACCAGCAAATAACCATTACCGCCGTCAGAACGAGCCACTAACATGGTGTTGTCGCCGCTCTCCTACTGAAGCCGGCCTGACCTTGTTGATGACAGTCGGGAAGTCTCCATGCACATGACCATAAGGACTAGCGCCCTGAAGTTGCAGTCGTCGTCGTTGAACCCTTGAATCGATCCGAAATGCCTAACATCAGATCTTGCTGTTGCACACGCACTACAAGAAACCCTAGCCTCATCTCCCCAAAAAGACAACATGCTTCTCTGGCATTAATCGGCTCAAATTAAAATGACTGCACAAATAATTTGAAACACGTGACATCGacttgttttttttctttcaaaaggAGGAAATACCTCCTGTCTATTTATTGATGTATGCAGACACGACAATAGTTGTATTTTGCGCGATTAAGAATGGGAAATTTGAATGATATGAGCAACTATTTTAACAAACACTCCTTCCATTCTATGTATAGGACATATGGGGTTTCATTAACAAAATGATTTAATAAAGAATTACACTAATTATAT is drawn from Aegilops tauschii subsp. strangulata cultivar AL8/78 chromosome 1, Aet v6.0, whole genome shotgun sequence and contains these coding sequences:
- the LOC109751090 gene encoding NADH dehydrogenase [ubiquinone] 1 beta subcomplex subunit 10-B — encoded protein: MVRKAKVEFDERPPDDFDPKNPYGDPVAMLEYREHLVREKWIQIETAKIIRDRLRWCYRIEGVNHHQKCRHLVDQYLESTRGVGWGKDHRPADLHEPKKVVEVED
- the LOC109751093 gene encoding inositol-tetrakisphosphate 1-kinase 1; this translates as MAAAAAEPSSADSRRYVVGYALAPKKQNSFIKPSLISRAAARGVDLVPVDDARPLADQGPFDLVIHKLYGHDWRAQLQAFSARYPSVPVVDPPHAIDRLHNRISMLQVVSELDVPLSDAASASADGEGHRHTFGIPSQVVVYDAAALADSGLLAALRFPLIAKPLVADGSAKSHKMSLVYHREGLRKLRPPLVLQEFVNHGGVIFKVYVVGGHVTCVKRRSLPDVSKEILEDAAAEGTISFSQVSNLPNQRTAEEYYEDMRLEDAVMPPTDFVNEIAGGLRRALGLQLFNFDMIRDVRAGDRYLVIDINYFPGYAKMPGYEIVLTNFFWDMVHKDDVALKEEEEQSNHAVVK
- the LOC109751091 gene encoding uncharacterized protein, encoding MSSPARSTVSAASAGGAIAISAADDLTDSIDALYRKDEAMAELKSEVMEALQKEVRSLDDNSWMFAAPRSRINLISRPGGYVPKQQGKIAELDQASKKTRNC